The following are encoded together in the Juglans microcarpa x Juglans regia isolate MS1-56 chromosome 2D, Jm3101_v1.0, whole genome shotgun sequence genome:
- the LOC121248412 gene encoding protein FAR1-RELATED SEQUENCE 7-like, translating into MDTDDRSSSPLKENMDRTLLASNNLDLNVEQDCRSPKFLHSNGIQSNLYVKDGASKDAVLKIGTEFESDEHAYKFYNKYARLVGFSVRKDWINRSKVHGQVVSRKFTCSKEGYRRKDKRDINVKKHRKETRTGCLAHMIITRQPDGKYQVTHFEEQHNHDNVNPTNAQTLSLQREFSCSPETEACSATNLESCSTSTFELMTRQLEVRESLDVLALDSDNYLQSERLRDIKEGEAGRLLHYFQRQHFENPSFFYAIQLDIDDKVTNIFWADDNMVLDYDHFSDVICLDTTSKSNKDFPPFVQFIGVNHHRQVLIFAAALLYDDTVDSFKWLLQTFIEAMSGKKPKAILADQDAAIIEAINSVLPETSHRICVWQMYQNALKHLSLLVKDVDSFAKDLKSCIYDHKDEEDFICGWESMLEKYGLQQNEWLRWMFREREKWAVVYGRNTFFVDMNGLHLGECLFNDLGTRLNSDLDILLFIKYFERVVDEQRCKETEANDEMSRCMPRLMGNVVLLKHASGVYTPRAFEVLQREYEKCLNVVVNRCSQNGSLIEYKVKKFGQVREHTVTFNSSDSTVVCSCMKFEYVGFPCSHALKVLDHQNIKIIPSRYILKRWTKDGRSGSVKDCYNFTIEDNPKLVVASRYKSLCHRMLKLSARASESEGAFQFAARQLDELMEGVKKILTLKPEDAQAITSSSTGANASESEHAEIFLDRNAIDDQDENRVKGPKEKVSGNSDRGPLVNVNGKLSHTKGVQNIEASPQDIVTCISSPSRAYISPQATTPNTIMQGMYNFEANQVVQCMYQQSNLVMDQQPNPDIYQPPNIFSNQHDLPGQSQLLQEPLIHNPYHESVSSTSQLRQAMDLDVQHEHSSSFLLFDERYRASSNYLGPK; encoded by the exons ATGGATACAGATGATAGATCAAGTAGTCCTCTCAAAGAGAACATGGATAGGACACTTCTAGCATCAAATAACTTGGACTTGAATGTGGAGCAGGACTGTCGCAGCCCAAAATTTTTGCATAGTAATGGCATTCAGTCCAATCTTTATGTAAAGGATGGAGCCAGTAAAGATGCAGTACTTAAAATCGGTACAGAATTTGAATCAGATGAACATGCATACAAATTCTACAACAAGTATGCCAGATTAGTAGGTTTCAGCGTTAGGAAAGACTGGATAAATAGGAGCAAGGTACATGGTCAGGTGGTATCTAGGAAGTTCACTTGCTCTAAAGAGGGTTACCGGAGGAAGGACAAAAGAGACATTAATGTGAAGAAACACCGAAAGGAAACTAGAACCGGTTGCTTGGCACATATGATTATTACTCGTCAACCTGATGGTAAATACCAGGTTACACATTTTGAAGAACAACACAATCATGACAATGTAAACCCAACTAATGCTCAAACCTTGTCATTGCAAAGAGAATTTAGTTGTTCTCCTGAGACTGAAGCTTGCTCTGCAACTAATTTGGAATCATGCTCAACGTCAACATTTGAATTGATGACTAGACAACTTGAAGTCCGGGAATCCCTTGATGTTCTTGCCCTTGATTCTGACAATTATCTTCAATCTGAAAGATTAAGAGATATTAAGGAGGGAGAGGCAGGACGTTTGTTGCATTATTTTCAAAGGCAGCACTTTGAAAATCCATCATTCTTTTATGCAATACAGCTTGATATTGATGACAAGGTAACCAACATATTTTGGGCTGATGATAACATGGTACTGGACTATGACCATTTCAGCGATGTGATCTGTTTAGACACAACTTCCAAATCAAACAAAGACTTTCCCCCATTTGTACAGTTTATAGGAGTAAATCATCACAGACAAGTCTTGATTTTTGCTGCTGCACTTTTATATGATGACACTGTCGATTCTTTTAAGTGGCTATTACAAACTTTCATAGAAGCAATGTCTGGGAAGAAGCCAAAGGCTATTCTCGCAGATCAAGATGCAGCAATTATTGAAGCAATCAATTCAGTGTTACCAGAAACAAGCCATCGTATATGTGTATGGCAGATGTATCAGAATGCTCTCAAACACCTTAGCCTTCTAGTAAAAGATGTGGATTCCTTTGCCAAAGATTTAAAGAGCTGTATTTATGACCACAAGGATGAGGAAGATTTCATTTGTGGCTGGGAGTCTATGCTGGAAAAATATGGTCTTCAGCAGAATGAGTGGTTAAGATGGATgtttagagaaagagagaaatgggCTGTGGTATATGGTAGGAATACTTTTTTCGTTGACATGAATGGCTTACATCTGGGTGAGTGTTTATTTAATGACTTGGGGACTCGCTTGAACTCGGACCTTGATATtcttcttttcataaaatattttgaaagggTAGTAGATGAGCAACGTTGCAAAGAAACTGAAGCTAATGATGAAATGAGCAGATGCATGCCAAGACTAATGGGAAATGTGGTTTTATTAAAGCATGCCAGTGGTGTTTACACTCCAAGGGCATTTGAAGTACTTCAGAGGGAATATGAGAAGTGTTTAAATGTTGTTGTTAACAGGTGCAGTCAGAATGGGTCATTGATCGAGTATAAAGTGAAGAAATTTGGACAAGTTCGAGAACACACTGTTACCTTCAATTCTTCTGACTCTACAGTCGTTTGCAGTTGTATGAAGTTCGAATATGTTGGGTTTCCATGTAGCCATGCACTGAAAGTACTTGATCATCAGAATATAAAGATTATCCCTTCCCGTTATATCTTGAAGAGATGGACAAAAGATGGAAGGTCTGGAAGCGTGAAAGATTGTTACAATTTTACCATCGAAGATAATCCTAAGTTGGTTGTTGCTAGCCGCTACAAAAGTTTGTGCCACAGAATGCTTAAGTTGTCAGCCAGGGCTTCTGAGTCCGAGGGAGCATTTCAATTTGCTGCCAGACAACTTGATGAGCTGATGGAAGGGGTGAAGAAAATTTTGACCTTAAAACCTGAGGATGCTCAAGCTATCACCTCAAGTAGCACAGGTGCAAATGCCTCTGAAAGTGAACATGCAGAGATTTTTCTGGATAGAAATGCAATTGATGATCAGGATGAGAACAGAGTAAAAGGACCAAAAGAAAAGGTGAGTGGTAATTCTGATAGAGGTCCACTAGTCAATGTGAATGGAAAACTTTCTCATACCAAAGGAGTTCAGAATATAGAAGCATCCCCACAGGATATTGTAACCTGCATTTCAAGTCCCTCAAGGGCATATATTTCACCTCAAGCCACCACACCAAATACCATTATGCAG GGTATGTACAATTTTGAAGCAAATCAGGTGGTTCAGTGCATGTACCAGCAATCTAATCTGGTCATGGACCAGCAACCCAATCCTGACATATATCAACCACCTAACATCTTCTCTAACCAACATGATTTACCTGGCCAATCTCAACTATTACAG GAACCTCTAATCCATAACCCATACCACGAGTCTGTCTCAAGCACCAGTCAATTGAGGCAG GCAATGGATCTTGATGTCCAACATGAACATTCATCTTCGTTCTTACTTTTTGACGAGAGATACAGAGCTTCCAGCAACTATCTTGGGCCCAAGTGA
- the LOC121248413 gene encoding protein IQ-DOMAIN 14-like has protein sequence MGFLRRLFGFGSKKHNNRKSAKEKNKRSFNVGSLAHANTHTTPPRDIDSSYATDMDASKHAIAVAAATAAVAEAALAAAHAAAEVVKLTRTSTSAGGTSSVLVGSSHRRWTDDLAAVKIQSAFRGYLARRALRALKALVKLQALVRGHMVRKQTADMLRRMQTLVRVQARARATRTHSLESLHSVSKSSLSRHPVPGAHSINDHSLRAYSTKFDSSSILKRCGSNSNFRDIRDLEKAHGGSNWLNHWMEESLWNDHRDMSLRNGHGDDEKIDKILEVDTWKPHLNSQQSNRTFQAPQHVFAYDSNKERFMSYDSPSKHSTKAPNPVPIQATLSSKEFSSLSSLKIEDEAAIKTAENSPQVYSASSRPRSSARRGAFTPTRSECAWGFYSGYSGHPNYMANTESSRAKVRSQSAPRQRLEFENFGSTRRSAQGFWDAGINSDRVFSPQSDYRNKAYPASSGLNRLGSSNLR, from the exons ATGGGCTTTCTCCGACGGCTCTTTGGCTTCGGCAGCAAAAAGCATAACAACAGGAAGTCggccaaggaaaaaaataagcgGAGCTTCAACGTCGGATCACTAGCTCACGCCAACACCCATACGACGCCGCCTCGAGACATCGACTCTTCTTATGCCACCGACATGGACGCCAGTAAGCACGCCATAGCCGTTGCGGCCGCCACCGCGGCTGTGGCGGAAGCTGCGCTGGCTGCGGCCCATGCTGCGGCCGAGGTGGTCAAGCTTACTAGAACCAGTACCAGCGCCGGCGGTACGTCGTCGGTGCTCGTCGGCAGCTCCCACCGTCGGTGGACGGATGACTTGGCGGCCGTTAAGATACAGTCCGCTTTCCGTGGTTATCTG GCAAGGAGGGCACTCAGGGCACTGAAAGCACTGGTGAAACTTCAAGCATTGGTGAGAGGACACATGGTGAGAAAGCAAACTGCCGACATGCTGAGGCGTATGCAAACATTGGTCCGAGTCCAAGCTCGAGCACGTGCAACTCGGACACACTCGCTAGAATCGTTGCATTCTGTCAGCAAGTCCTCCCTCTCGCGGCACCCT GTCCCTGGAGCTCATAGCATTAATGATCACTCACTTCGAGCATATAGTACCAAATTTGATAGCTCCTCAATCTTAAAG AGATGTGGTTCGAATTCAAACTTCAGGGACATCAGGGACCTAGAGAAAGCACATGGTGGTTCAAACTGGTTAAACCATTGGATGGAGGAAAGTTTATGGAATGACCATCGAGACATGTCACTAAGAAATGGGCATGGTGATGATGAGAAAATTGACAAGATTCTTGAAGTGGATACTTGGAAGCCCCATTTGAACTCCCAACAAAGTAACAGAACCTTTCAGGCACCACAGCATGTTTTTGCTTACGATTCAAACAAGGAAAGGTTTATGAGCTATGATTCTCCATCAAAACACTCAACAAAAGCTCCAAACCCGGTTCCCATTCAGGCTACTTTATCTTCCAAGGAATTTTCGTCGTTGAGCTCTCTAAAAATAGAAGATGAAGCAGCAATAAAGACTGCTGAGAACAGCCCACAAGTGTATTCTGCATCATCAAGGCCCAGAAGTAGTGCCAGAAGAGGTGCATTCACGCCCACAAGGAGTGAGTGTGCATGGGGCTTTTATAGTGGATACTCTGGTCACCCGAACTACATGGCTAACACAGAATCATCTCGGGCCAAGGTTAGGTCACAGAGTGCCCCAAGGCAAAGGcttgagtttgaaaattttggttcaaCCAGGAGGTCTGCTCAGGGGTTTTGGGATGCAGGGATCAACTCAGATAGGGTTTTTTCCCCACAATCGGACTACAGGAACAAAGCTTACCCAGCCTCTAGCGGCTTAAATAGACTTGGGAGTTCTAATTTACGGTGA
- the LOC121248414 gene encoding putative non-specific lipid-transfer protein 14 yields the protein MGFYQMDSQKATRIFGISMLVSLAISVSAANECSTVRAFVSTCHPFVTYGTPDPFPGSPCCDAMMSLNAIADSADDRRVICGCMMDLITTFNPNATAIATLPGLCGVSLGFTIDPDTDCSFIS from the exons ATGGGATTCTATCAAATGGATAGCCAAAAAGCAACAAGGATCTTCGGAATATCGATGTTGGTATCTTTGGCCATATCAGTATCTGCTGCAAATGAGTGCTCAACAGTGAGAGCATTCGTCTCAACTTGCCATCCATTCGTCACGTACGGTACACCTGACCCCTTTCCTGGATCACCATGCTGTGATGCCATGATGAGCCTCAACGCCATTGCTGACTCTGCCGATGATCGAAGAGTAATATGTGGATGCATGATGGACCTCATTACCACCTTCAATCCCAATGCCACTGCTATTGCTACCTTGCCGGGCCTTTGTGGGGTCTCTTTGGGCTTCACAATCGACCCAGATACTGACTGTAGCTT CATATCTTGA
- the LOC121248415 gene encoding RHOMBOID-like protein 2, translating into MRGEDLENRGRGEGGGGGGGTGEVKSRSNYRTYPVYSDFYTRDDSETQWTPWLIPMFVVANVAMFLAVMHVNNCPKHNLGLQGKCVARFLGRFSFEPIKGNPLFGPSSATLEKLGALEWSKVVQKHQGWRLVTCVWLHAGVIHLVANMLSLVFIGIRLEQQFGFVRIGIVYLLSGFGGSILSSFFIRNISVGASGSLFGLLGAMLSELFTNWTIYTNKAAALITLLVIIVINLGIGILPHVDNYAHIGGFLVGFFLGFVVLPRPQYGWSEHQNLPAGVRVKSKYKSYQYAFWLISLAMLIVGFTVALVMLFRGENGNDHCHRCHYVACVPTSRWNCGEN; encoded by the exons atgCGTGGTGAAGATCTTGAAAACAGGGGAcgaggagaaggaggaggaggaggaggaggaacaGGGGAAGTGAAAAGCAGATCAAACTACAGAACCTACCCGGTCTATTCTGATTTCTATACGAGAGATGACTCGGAGACCCAATGGACCCCCTGGCTGATCCCAATGTTCGTGGTGGCGAACGTAGCTATGTTCCTTGCTGTCATGCACGTGAACAATTGTCCCAAGCACAATCTTGGCCTGCAGGGGAAGTGTGTGGCAAGGTTTCTTGGGCGCTTCTCGTTCGAACCTATTAAGGGAAATCCTTTATTTGGACCTTCTTCTGCAAC ATTGGAAAAGTTGGGAGCTCTTGAGTGGAGCAAGGTTGTCCAGAAGCATCAAGGATGGAGACTTGTCACTTGTGTCTGGTTGCATGCTGGTGTTATTCATCTGGTTGCGAACATGTTGAGCCTGGTCTTCATTGGTATACGCCTAGAACAACAGTTCGGGTTTG TTCGGATTGGAATAGTTTACTTGTTGTCAGGTTTTGGTGGGAGcatactttcttctttttttatcagaaaCATTTCTGTTGGTGCCTCCGGTAGTCTTTTTGGGCTTCTTGGAGCGATGCTTTCTGAACTTTTTACAAATTGGACCATCTATACCAACAAG GCTGCGGCGCTGATCACACTTCTTGTCATCATTGTCATCAACCTTGGCATTGGAATTTTGCCACATGTTGATAATTATGCACACATCGGTGGGTTTCTGGTGGGTTTCTTCCTTGGCTTTGTTGTGCTTCCCCGTCCTCAATACGGGTGGTCAGAGCATCAGAATCTTCCTGCTGGAGTTCGTGTCAAATCCAAATACAAGTCTTACCAATATGCATTTTGGCTCATTTCCCTTGCTATGCTAATTGTTGG GTTTACAGTTGCATTGGTGATGCTTTTCCGAGGAGAGAATGGGAATGATCATTGCCACCGGTGTCACTACGTGGCTTGCGTCCCCACCTCAAGATGGAACTGCGGTGAAAACTAA